One part of the Paenibacillus silvisoli genome encodes these proteins:
- a CDS encoding YolD-like family protein — MAKAKVPKRPTRDEFVLEEIGNQLVEAFQEESVILLTVWGREESVRGQIIAMDSRTGKVHVNTADGLDKVPFMDIMSMNYPRE, encoded by the coding sequence GTGGCTAAAGCGAAAGTACCGAAGAGACCTACCAGAGACGAATTTGTTCTGGAGGAGATAGGAAATCAGTTAGTGGAAGCCTTTCAGGAGGAATCCGTGATTCTGCTGACCGTTTGGGGAAGAGAAGAGAGCGTGCGAGGACAAATCATAGCAATGGATTCCAGGACGGGTAAGGTCCATGTAAATACGGCAGACGGATTGGACAAGGTTCCTTTCATGGATATAATGAGCATGAATTATCCGAGGGAATAA
- a CDS encoding VOC family protein, translated as MTSNESIRRGEFGLTFPVRLVSDVRKSQEWYRNVLQCHDISGYGHATRGDGGGMGLIVITAASPDDIRPNAVAQKHEDEPEEAARSEYGCDSLVEVAWDNLAYIVEEVRSRGGKITVEPYEYAHEGWLHKKAHIADYDGYNIVLSANRLQTDEPTSRQLEEKFIKTIQVRLVSDLKKSLDWYKNVLGCDEVNDSGYARRGDPNVPYPVMEVFLLQAVSPQDVHPNAMSAKVRGVEGLWEGPDQPWDTFVHVPWDDVRLIVEEVRAKGGTIGTEPIEFHGDEWDSINARIVDLDGYSIFLGGMRGKDEA; from the coding sequence TTGACCTCAAACGAATCGATCAGAAGAGGCGAATTTGGATTAACATTCCCTGTACGTTTAGTATCCGATGTTAGAAAGTCTCAGGAATGGTATCGCAATGTGCTGCAATGTCACGACATCAGCGGATATGGACATGCAACCCGGGGAGATGGGGGAGGCATGGGGCTTATTGTCATCACAGCCGCTTCGCCGGACGATATTCGCCCGAACGCAGTAGCACAGAAGCACGAGGATGAACCGGAGGAAGCGGCACGCTCGGAGTATGGCTGTGATTCCTTGGTTGAGGTTGCGTGGGATAACCTGGCATACATCGTCGAGGAAGTACGCAGCAGAGGCGGTAAAATTACGGTAGAGCCTTATGAATACGCGCACGAAGGCTGGCTTCATAAGAAAGCGCATATTGCCGATTATGACGGATATAACATCGTTTTGAGCGCCAATCGGTTGCAGACGGACGAACCGACTTCGCGCCAGCTAGAAGAGAAGTTTATTAAGACAATCCAAGTACGCCTTGTTTCCGATTTGAAGAAGTCGCTGGACTGGTACAAGAACGTGTTGGGATGCGACGAGGTGAATGACTCCGGGTATGCCAGACGGGGAGATCCAAACGTGCCGTATCCTGTAATGGAAGTGTTTTTACTGCAGGCTGTATCTCCACAAGATGTGCATCCGAATGCGATGTCCGCTAAAGTTAGAGGCGTTGAAGGTTTGTGGGAAGGCCCTGATCAACCGTGGGATACTTTTGTTCATGTGCCGTGGGATGATGTGAGGCTTATCGTTGAAGAAGTTAGAGCCAAGGGCGGTACAATCGGAACGGAACCGATTGAATTTCACGGAGATGAATGGGACTCTATCAACGCGCGAATTGTGGACCTGGATGGGTACAGCATTTTTCTTGGAGGCATGAGAGGGAAAGACGAAGCCTAA
- a CDS encoding DUF1565 domain-containing protein, with protein sequence MMLRKALTFLLIAAMVASLFVVVAPEPVSAAGNTYYVSVNGNDTTGNGSLANPWKTIGKAASIATAGDTVKIRAGTYRETVTPANSGTAGNPITYEPYNGESVTISGADLVTGAWTVHSGNIYKKTVTLSMGDWKNQVFVDGVSMQLARWPNAGTSLLAPSTALTDAGTDNNHVVDSALTQPNGYWNGAGVVVTDYVAWNLSSTTVTSYTTGQLNLGSISTFGLAGGSPYYLVGKLGALDTGKEWYYDSGTSTLYLQTSTGDSPANHVVEAKARNLAFNLTGKNDIHINGIKLFASTLSTNDSHDIDLEWLDIKYPTHYEIDPPGVTTDHSGIQLGGTNNILHNSTLAHSMGSLVTVTGENNRVVNNLMHDANYGPFYGTGTIMALYGRELLISHNTLFNSGSHVIDGRPLNSRIQYNYAYNAMTLTDDGGFFYFSNVDGEGTEIHHNILSGANTSSIDGGIYLDFATWDFSVFNNVISDVNGFGVFFHAYNLFTTAYNNSFYNQSWFRMKNDGGAADAYGTRVINNISYDDMWIAPSFGVVENNNFKSGDPLFADAANGDFHLQSTSTAINAGEVIAGITDGYVGSAPDIGAYEYGGTNWTAGHNFANPPNPTFTTTNLRYRQLLNNGFFERDPSDGWTKTNSQTATIQVSDQNPTVSRYMFTRGLQLGSGADGVEQTVTGLQPNTEYELRGFGKAAASGQTIRIGVKSYGGTDTYQEVTATSWTENKIKFTTGAANTSATVYVYKPTTGGYAYADDVSLVEVDHGSGGFFYSENFESTTIGQMPTGWTTSAAGGSASVQTAADGANTSNKALAITQTSYGVADVSASKTFANATGTVNVHMRMKANQTNSLLSEILSDSSGTTLAQIAFRENGKFGYVDSVLGWQDTSLTYSANQWYDVDIVVDLSADTYNLSVNGSSLLTNKPLMAAASNVAKIQIATNMWYPGTVHYDNLVVSTGRVYSESFENTSISQMPTGWTTSAAGGSASVQTAADGANTSNKALAITQTSFGVSDVSASKPFMNATGSVNVHMRMKADQTNSLLSEILSDSSGTTLAQIAFRENGKFGYVDSVLGWQDTSLTYSANQWYDVDIVVDLSADTYNLSINGSSLLTNKPLMAAASNVAKIQFATNMWYPGTAHYDNITVID encoded by the coding sequence ATGATGTTGAGAAAAGCGTTAACTTTTTTGTTGATCGCGGCGATGGTGGCATCATTGTTCGTCGTGGTCGCGCCCGAGCCGGTTTCCGCGGCCGGGAACACTTATTACGTCTCAGTTAACGGCAACGACACGACGGGCAACGGCAGCTTGGCCAACCCCTGGAAGACGATCGGCAAGGCGGCCAGCATCGCGACAGCGGGCGATACGGTCAAAATTCGTGCCGGTACGTACCGTGAGACCGTAACGCCGGCAAACTCGGGCACCGCGGGCAATCCGATCACGTACGAGCCTTATAACGGGGAGAGCGTTACGATCAGCGGCGCAGATCTCGTTACGGGAGCTTGGACCGTCCATTCCGGCAATATTTACAAAAAAACGGTTACGCTCAGCATGGGGGATTGGAAAAACCAAGTGTTCGTGGACGGCGTTTCGATGCAGCTCGCCAGATGGCCGAACGCCGGCACCAGTCTGTTGGCGCCTTCAACCGCGCTGACGGACGCCGGCACCGACAATAACCATGTCGTGGACAGCGCCTTGACCCAACCGAACGGCTATTGGAACGGCGCGGGAGTCGTCGTCACCGATTATGTCGCGTGGAACCTTTCCAGTACAACCGTCACGAGTTATACGACCGGACAATTGAACCTGGGCAGCATTTCCACGTTCGGGCTCGCAGGCGGCAGCCCCTACTACTTGGTCGGCAAGCTAGGAGCGCTGGACACCGGAAAAGAATGGTACTACGACAGCGGCACAAGCACATTGTATCTCCAAACGTCGACAGGCGACAGCCCGGCGAACCACGTCGTGGAAGCCAAAGCGAGAAACCTGGCCTTTAACCTGACAGGCAAGAACGATATCCATATCAATGGGATCAAGCTGTTCGCGAGCACGCTCAGCACGAACGACTCGCACGACATCGACCTCGAATGGCTCGACATCAAGTATCCAACGCACTATGAAATCGACCCTCCTGGCGTAACCACCGACCATTCCGGCATCCAGTTGGGCGGGACGAATAACATTTTGCATAATAGTACGTTGGCCCATTCGATGGGCAGCCTGGTTACGGTAACCGGCGAGAACAATCGGGTCGTGAACAACCTGATGCATGACGCCAATTACGGACCTTTTTACGGAACCGGGACAATTATGGCGCTTTATGGCAGAGAACTGCTCATCAGCCACAACACGCTTTTCAACTCTGGAAGCCACGTCATTGACGGCAGACCGCTCAACTCCCGCATCCAGTACAACTACGCATACAATGCCATGACGCTCACCGATGACGGCGGCTTCTTCTATTTCTCCAACGTCGACGGGGAAGGAACGGAAATCCACCACAACATCCTCAGCGGCGCGAATACAAGCTCGATCGACGGCGGGATCTACCTTGATTTTGCCACATGGGATTTCAGCGTGTTCAATAACGTGATTAGCGATGTGAACGGCTTCGGGGTGTTTTTCCACGCGTACAACCTGTTCACCACAGCCTACAACAATTCGTTCTATAACCAGTCGTGGTTCCGCATGAAAAACGACGGGGGCGCCGCGGACGCTTACGGTACGCGGGTCATCAACAACATCTCGTACGACGACATGTGGATCGCCCCGAGCTTCGGCGTCGTGGAAAACAACAACTTCAAGTCGGGTGACCCGCTATTCGCGGACGCAGCGAACGGTGATTTCCATTTGCAATCGACGTCGACGGCGATCAATGCCGGGGAAGTCATCGCAGGCATAACGGATGGCTATGTCGGCAGCGCGCCTGACATCGGGGCTTATGAGTACGGCGGAACAAATTGGACTGCAGGGCACAATTTTGCGAATCCGCCTAATCCGACGTTTACGACGACGAATCTTCGTTACCGTCAGCTGCTTAATAATGGCTTTTTCGAGCGGGATCCGTCTGACGGCTGGACGAAGACGAATTCGCAAACCGCGACAATTCAAGTATCGGACCAGAACCCGACCGTGTCGCGGTACATGTTCACGCGCGGTCTTCAGCTCGGAAGCGGGGCGGACGGCGTCGAGCAAACAGTAACGGGCCTTCAGCCAAATACCGAGTACGAGCTGCGCGGGTTCGGCAAAGCCGCAGCGAGCGGCCAGACGATTCGAATCGGGGTGAAAAGCTACGGCGGCACCGATACGTACCAGGAAGTAACCGCCACAAGCTGGACGGAGAACAAAATCAAGTTCACGACTGGAGCAGCAAATACAAGCGCAACCGTCTACGTCTACAAGCCGACAACCGGAGGCTATGCCTATGCGGACGACGTGTCGTTGGTGGAAGTGGATCATGGAAGCGGCGGCTTCTTTTATTCGGAAAACTTCGAGAGCACGACGATCGGCCAGATGCCGACGGGATGGACGACTTCAGCGGCCGGTGGTTCGGCTTCGGTACAAACGGCTGCTGACGGTGCGAATACAAGCAACAAGGCGCTGGCAATAACGCAAACAAGCTACGGCGTAGCGGACGTCAGCGCTTCGAAAACGTTCGCAAATGCGACGGGAACAGTAAACGTCCATATGCGCATGAAGGCGAATCAAACGAATTCGCTCCTCTCCGAGATTTTGTCGGACAGCAGCGGAACGACACTCGCTCAGATCGCCTTCCGGGAGAACGGAAAATTCGGGTATGTCGATTCGGTTCTCGGATGGCAGGACACGTCGCTGACCTATTCGGCGAACCAATGGTACGATGTCGACATTGTGGTCGACTTGTCCGCCGACACGTATAATCTTTCGGTCAATGGCAGCTCGTTATTGACTAATAAGCCTTTGATGGCTGCCGCGAGCAATGTGGCAAAGATTCAAATCGCTACCAACATGTGGTACCCTGGAACGGTGCATTACGACAACCTGGTCGTCTCTACGGGAAGAGTCTACTCCGAGAGTTTCGAGAACACATCGATCAGCCAGATGCCGACGGGATGGACGACTTCGGCGGCCGGCGGTTCGGCGTCGGTACAAACGGCCGCGGATGGTGCGAATACAAGCAACAAAGCGCTGGCAATAACGCAAACAAGCTTCGGCGTGTCGGACGTTAGCGCTTCGAAACCGTTCATGAACGCGACGGGTTCGGTAAACGTCCATATGCGCATGAAGGCGGATCAAACAAATTCGCTCCTCTCCGAGATTTTGTCGGACAGCAGCGGAACGACACTCGCTCAGATCGCCTTCCGGGAGAACGGAAAATTCGGGTATGTCGATTCGGTTCTCGGATGGCAGGACACGTCGCTGACCTATTCGGCGAACCAATGGTACGATGTCGACATTGTGGTCGACTTGTCCGCTGACACGTATAATCTTTCGATCAATGGCAGCTCGTTATTGACCAATAAGCCTTTGATGGCTGCCGCGAGCAATGTGGCGAAGATTCAATTCGCTACCAATATGTGGTATCCAGGAACGGCTCATTATGACAACATTACGGTAATCGATTAG
- a CDS encoding helveticin J family class III bacteriocin, protein MVQVQAIRHHKWSFKLLASFVLAIFIVGISVLPANAATPGKTVNASATLAYNLKGLKHNAAVQKAYIASKYVYVTQRSGGKCYLSRLLMKGNNATYVDEMTVTNSGHCQTLDMYTYKGVNYFYFSSKADSSTPYYWSLQVARLQYSPGATVDYTDLHRFTYMNYANKTGTRLGKTYRVDGGGNSIYTVFRVQTSEGTVTWSIYNTAALNKLLDSNEQVRLDSKAAKSACVASFKQSGSAIIRPNGSFQGLDMLDKTEIYTTGGAERQTPQIAMLSNTGAYKTLVKITNVGTHEIEGVQTKNNKVYFTVVTDPINKQNTQKIYYISDTKF, encoded by the coding sequence TTGGTTCAAGTCCAAGCAATACGACATCATAAATGGTCATTCAAACTACTCGCATCTTTTGTGCTCGCCATTTTTATTGTTGGCATATCCGTGTTGCCGGCAAATGCGGCAACTCCTGGGAAAACGGTGAACGCCTCGGCAACTCTCGCCTACAATCTCAAAGGGCTTAAGCACAATGCGGCTGTCCAGAAGGCTTACATCGCATCCAAGTATGTCTACGTAACGCAGCGGTCAGGGGGGAAATGCTATCTTTCAAGATTGCTTATGAAAGGAAATAACGCCACCTACGTGGATGAAATGACCGTCACCAATTCCGGGCATTGCCAAACTTTGGATATGTACACCTATAAAGGAGTCAATTACTTTTATTTTAGTTCAAAAGCAGATTCATCCACTCCGTATTACTGGTCGCTCCAGGTAGCAAGACTTCAATACTCGCCAGGCGCAACTGTGGATTATACGGATCTCCATCGGTTCACCTATATGAATTACGCCAACAAGACCGGTACAAGATTAGGCAAGACCTATCGCGTTGATGGCGGGGGCAACAGTATCTATACGGTTTTCCGTGTGCAAACCTCGGAAGGCACCGTCACTTGGTCCATTTATAATACGGCGGCGTTGAACAAGCTTTTGGACAGCAATGAACAAGTACGATTGGATAGCAAGGCAGCGAAGAGCGCCTGCGTAGCAAGCTTTAAGCAGTCAGGCAGCGCAATAATCAGACCGAACGGATCGTTCCAGGGTCTCGATATGCTCGATAAAACGGAAATCTACACGACGGGTGGAGCAGAACGCCAGACACCGCAAATTGCTATGCTGTCAAACACGGGGGCATACAAGACCCTTGTGAAAATTACAAATGTGGGAACCCATGAAATCGAAGGCGTCCAGACCAAAAACAACAAGGTTTATTTCACTGTCGTCACGGATCCGATCAATAAGCAAAATACGCAGAAAATTTATTACATTTCTGATACGAAATTTTAA
- the msrA gene encoding peptide-methionine (S)-S-oxide reductase MsrA, translating into MWPLTWYNIESGTGFIIVRMRRFNMHQRAVLAGGCFWGMQDLIRKLPGVVSTRVGYTGGDTPNATYRNHGTHAEGIEIVFDTAETSYRRILEYFFQIHDPTTRNRQGNDIGTSYRSAIYYASDEQRKVAEETIADVNASDLWPGKVVTEVTPVGDFWEAEPEHQDYLERYPSGYTCHFPRHNWVLSKRETDGHVG; encoded by the coding sequence ATGTGGCCACTTACATGGTATAACATAGAGAGTGGAACTGGCTTTATAATTGTAAGAATGAGGAGGTTTAACATGCATCAGCGCGCTGTACTCGCTGGGGGATGCTTTTGGGGAATGCAAGACTTAATCCGCAAGCTTCCCGGCGTCGTCTCGACTCGCGTCGGCTATACTGGCGGTGACACTCCGAACGCGACCTATCGAAACCATGGCACTCATGCGGAGGGGATCGAAATCGTCTTCGATACAGCGGAGACGAGCTACCGTCGCATCCTGGAGTATTTTTTTCAAATCCACGATCCTACGACGCGGAACCGTCAGGGCAACGATATCGGCACAAGCTACCGTTCGGCAATCTACTATGCGAGCGACGAGCAGAGAAAGGTGGCGGAAGAGACGATCGCCGACGTGAACGCGTCGGATCTGTGGCCGGGCAAGGTCGTCACCGAAGTGACGCCTGTCGGCGACTTCTGGGAAGCAGAGCCGGAGCACCAGGACTATTTGGAGCGCTATCCGAGCGGTTACACCTGCCACTTCCCGCGCCACAACTGGGTCCTTTCCAAGCGAGAGACCGATGGACATGTCGGATGA